One Brachybacterium aquaticum genomic region harbors:
- the miaB gene encoding tRNA (N6-isopentenyl adenosine(37)-C2)-methylthiotransferase MiaB — MSLTAPAPTRGTYQVRTFGCQMNVHDSERLTGMLEEAGYTAAPDGADARRGEVDVVVFNTCAVRENADNKLYGTLGGLRPGKDANPGMQIAVGGCLAQKDRAAIVDRAPWVDVVFGTHNIGSLPVLLDRARHNAEAQVEILESLEVFPSTLPTRRESSYAAWVSISVGCNNTCTFCIVPSLRGKEKDRRPGDILAEVRDVVDAGAIEVTLLGQNVNSYGVEFGDRGAFAKLLRACGDVDGLERVRFTSPHPAMFTDDVIDAMAETPNVMPQLHMPLQSGSDDVLRRMKRSYRSKKFLGILDRVRDRIPEAAITTDIIVGFPGETEDDFQRTLEVVEASRFSSAFTFQYSIRPGTPAATMEDQIPKEVVQERFERLVALQDRITHEENRKLEGTQVEILVAEGEGDRDRETHRLSGRARDHRLVHFALPADLPEKDRPRPGDLVTTTVTRAAPHYLLADSALDGGAFSVRRTRSGDAWKAGVQGLDAGSSCGTGHGGGAPAGPVTLGLPSLRRA, encoded by the coding sequence ATGTCTCTCACCGCTCCCGCCCCCACGCGCGGCACCTACCAGGTGCGCACCTTCGGCTGCCAGATGAACGTCCACGACTCCGAGCGCCTGACCGGCATGCTCGAGGAGGCCGGGTACACCGCCGCGCCCGACGGCGCCGACGCCCGACGCGGCGAGGTCGACGTGGTCGTGTTCAACACCTGCGCGGTGCGGGAGAACGCGGACAACAAGCTCTACGGCACCCTCGGTGGGCTCCGCCCCGGCAAGGACGCGAACCCGGGCATGCAGATCGCCGTCGGCGGATGCCTGGCCCAGAAGGACCGCGCCGCGATCGTGGACCGCGCCCCCTGGGTCGACGTCGTCTTCGGCACCCACAACATCGGCTCCCTGCCGGTGCTGCTGGACCGCGCCCGCCACAACGCCGAGGCGCAGGTGGAGATCCTCGAGTCCCTCGAGGTGTTCCCCTCCACCCTGCCCACGAGGCGCGAGTCCTCCTACGCCGCCTGGGTGTCGATCTCCGTGGGCTGCAACAACACCTGCACCTTCTGCATCGTCCCGTCCCTGCGCGGCAAGGAGAAGGACCGCCGCCCCGGCGACATCCTCGCCGAGGTCCGCGACGTCGTGGATGCCGGCGCCATCGAGGTGACGCTGCTGGGCCAGAACGTGAACTCCTACGGCGTCGAGTTCGGCGACCGCGGCGCCTTCGCGAAGCTGCTGCGTGCCTGCGGCGACGTCGACGGACTCGAGCGGGTGCGCTTCACCTCCCCGCACCCGGCGATGTTCACCGACGACGTCATCGACGCGATGGCCGAGACCCCCAACGTCATGCCCCAGCTGCACATGCCCCTGCAGTCCGGCTCCGACGACGTGCTGCGCCGCATGAAGCGCTCCTACCGCTCCAAGAAGTTCCTCGGCATCCTCGACCGGGTCCGCGACCGGATCCCCGAGGCCGCCATCACCACCGACATCATCGTCGGCTTCCCTGGCGAGACCGAGGACGACTTCCAGCGCACCCTCGAGGTCGTCGAGGCCTCGCGCTTCTCCAGCGCCTTCACCTTCCAGTACTCCATCCGCCCCGGCACCCCCGCGGCGACCATGGAGGACCAGATCCCCAAGGAGGTCGTCCAGGAGCGGTTCGAGCGCCTGGTCGCCCTGCAGGACCGCATCACCCACGAGGAGAACCGGAAGCTCGAGGGCACCCAGGTCGAGATCCTCGTCGCCGAGGGCGAGGGGGACCGCGACCGCGAGACCCACCGCCTCTCCGGGCGCGCCCGCGACCACCGCCTGGTCCACTTCGCCCTGCCCGCGGACCTGCCCGAGAAGGACCGTCCGCGCCCCGGCGACCTGGTCACCACCACCGTCACCCGCGCCGCCCCGCACTACCTCCTCGCCGACAGCGCCCTGGACGGCGGTGCGTTCTCCGTGCGCCGCACCCGCTCCGGCGATGCCTGGAAGGCGGGGGTGCAGGGCCTGGACGCCGGCAGCTCCTGCGGCACCGGCCATGGCGGCGGGGCCCCGGCGGGTCCCGTCACGCTCGGCCTCCCGAGCCTGCGCCGCGCCTGA
- a CDS encoding amino acid ABC transporter ATP-binding protein yields the protein MTSITPDPAGPRASTTRPLVQLSGVQKHFGDLHVLKDIDLEVAPGEVVVVLGPSGSGKSTLCRTINRLETIDEGEIRIDGTVLPTSGKGLAKLRSEVGMVFQSFNLFAHKTVLQNVTVAPIKVKGVPRKQAEAEGMELLERVGVADQADKLPAQLSGGQQQRVAIARSLAMKPKVMLFDEPTSALDPEMISEVIEVMTGLAKSGMTMIVVTHEMGFARRTADRVVFMDSGRIVEVRPPEEFFSSPESDRAKDFLGKILHH from the coding sequence ATGACCTCCATTACACCGGACCCCGCGGGGCCCCGGGCCTCGACGACGCGGCCCCTGGTCCAGCTCTCCGGCGTCCAGAAGCACTTCGGCGATCTGCACGTCCTGAAGGACATCGACCTCGAGGTCGCCCCCGGCGAGGTGGTCGTGGTGCTGGGCCCCTCCGGCTCCGGCAAGTCCACGCTCTGCCGCACGATCAACCGCCTGGAGACCATCGACGAGGGCGAGATCCGCATCGACGGCACGGTGCTGCCCACCTCCGGCAAGGGACTGGCGAAGCTGCGCTCCGAGGTGGGGATGGTCTTCCAGTCCTTCAACCTCTTCGCCCACAAGACGGTGCTGCAGAACGTCACCGTCGCCCCCATCAAGGTCAAGGGCGTCCCGCGCAAGCAGGCCGAGGCCGAGGGGATGGAGCTGCTGGAGCGGGTGGGCGTCGCCGACCAGGCCGACAAGCTGCCCGCGCAGCTCTCCGGCGGCCAGCAGCAGCGCGTCGCGATCGCCCGCTCCCTCGCCATGAAGCCCAAGGTGATGCTCTTCGACGAGCCCACCTCCGCCCTCGACCCCGAGATGATCAGCGAGGTCATCGAGGTGATGACGGGGCTGGCCAAGTCGGGCATGACGATGATCGTGGTCACCCACGAGATGGGCTTCGCCCGCCGCACCGCCGATCGGGTGGTGTTCATGGACTCCGGGCGCATCGTCGAGGTGCGTCCGCCCGAGGAGTTCTTCTCCTCCCCCGAGTCGGACCGCGCCAAGGACTTCCTCGGCAAGATCCTCCACCACTGA
- a CDS encoding glutamate ABC transporter substrate-binding protein, producing the protein MSKPLNRRLFLTGTVGTAAALTLAACGGGDSSDEPEVAEVDTADFPEGSTMARLADAGAITIGTKFDQPLFGQAGPDGDPVGFDVEIGKIIAGALGIEAGSITWTETVSANREPFIENGQVDIVVATYTINDTRKEVVDFAGPYYVAGQALMVLADNEDITGEDSLAGKKVASVEGSTPAQYILDNHPDSELVTFDTYSNCVTALINGQVDVVTTDNVILAGFVESDPDNLKLVNDGETFTEEPYGIGLALGDDDFRTFINDTLQAAYDDGAWASAWESTAGVVLPTPEPPAIDRY; encoded by the coding sequence ATGAGCAAGCCCCTGAACCGCCGCCTCTTCCTCACCGGCACCGTCGGCACCGCCGCCGCTCTCACCCTCGCCGCCTGCGGGGGCGGGGACAGCAGCGACGAGCCCGAGGTCGCCGAGGTCGACACCGCCGACTTCCCCGAGGGCTCGACCATGGCGCGCCTGGCCGACGCCGGCGCCATCACCATCGGCACCAAGTTCGACCAGCCGCTGTTCGGGCAGGCCGGGCCCGACGGCGACCCCGTCGGCTTCGACGTCGAGATCGGCAAGATCATCGCCGGCGCGCTCGGCATCGAGGCGGGCAGCATCACCTGGACCGAGACCGTCTCGGCGAACCGCGAGCCCTTCATCGAGAACGGCCAGGTCGACATCGTCGTGGCGACCTACACCATCAACGACACCCGCAAGGAGGTCGTCGACTTCGCCGGGCCGTACTACGTGGCCGGCCAGGCGCTGATGGTGCTGGCGGACAACGAGGACATCACCGGCGAGGACTCCCTGGCCGGCAAGAAGGTCGCTTCCGTCGAGGGCTCCACCCCGGCCCAGTACATCCTGGACAACCACCCCGACTCGGAACTGGTCACCTTCGACACCTACTCCAACTGCGTCACCGCCCTGATCAACGGCCAGGTCGACGTGGTCACCACCGACAACGTCATCCTCGCGGGCTTCGTGGAGTCCGATCCGGACAACCTCAAGCTCGTCAACGACGGCGAGACCTTCACCGAGGAGCCCTACGGCATCGGTCTGGCCCTCGGCGACGACGACTTCCGCACCTTCATCAACGACACGCTGCAGGCCGCGTACGACGACGGCGCCTGGGCCTCGGCGTGGGAGTCGACCGCGGGCGTCGTGCTGCCCACCCCGGAGCCGCCGGCCATCGACCGGTACTGA
- a CDS encoding amino acid ABC transporter permease, translating to METFVIEHQMLWRAFSTTLSLAAVSGVLALLIGTFIAALRVSPYRPLRLVATAYTEFLRNTPLTIVFFFFVFVTPSIGFSFDYRTAATIALSCYTSAFVAEAVRSGINSVAVGQAEAARSLGMSFRQNLSIVVLPQAFRTSIPPLISVLIALVKNTSVAGAFGVFELFAMSRRLTNVYSADVIAILLGVALFYLVICIPLGQIAGRLERKVAFAR from the coding sequence ATGGAGACCTTCGTCATCGAGCACCAGATGCTCTGGCGCGCCTTCAGCACCACACTGTCCCTCGCCGCGGTCTCCGGCGTGCTCGCCCTGCTGATCGGCACGTTCATCGCCGCGCTGCGCGTCTCCCCGTACCGGCCGCTGCGCCTGGTCGCCACCGCGTACACGGAGTTCCTGCGCAACACCCCGCTGACGATCGTGTTCTTCTTCTTCGTGTTCGTCACCCCCTCGATCGGCTTCTCCTTCGACTACCGCACCGCCGCGACGATCGCGCTGAGCTGCTACACCTCCGCGTTCGTCGCCGAGGCGGTGCGCTCGGGCATCAACTCCGTCGCCGTCGGGCAGGCGGAGGCGGCGCGGTCGCTGGGGATGTCCTTCCGCCAGAACCTCTCGATCGTGGTCCTCCCCCAGGCGTTCCGCACCTCGATCCCGCCGCTGATCAGCGTGCTCATCGCGCTGGTGAAGAACACCTCGGTCGCCGGCGCCTTCGGCGTGTTCGAGCTGTTCGCCATGTCCCGGCGCCTGACCAACGTGTACTCCGCGGACGTCATCGCGATCCTGCTCGGGGTGGCGCTGTTCTACCTCGTCATCTGCATCCCGCTCGGCCAGATCGCCGGTCGCCTCGAACGGAAGGTGGCGTTCGCCCGATGA
- a CDS encoding amino acid ABC transporter permease — translation MSSSSGPVLYDVAGPEEKARERRISVILALVLVALGGGLIYLLARNGAFNDRWLVLVDVPTNFAGYETRHVWQAVFRGLTNTLIAAAISLPLAALLALVLVSLRPSPIAPVRWAVVAITEFFRGLPVVLVMFFGILVLPGATQLIAVVFGLTLYNAAVFAEILRAGIAALPKGQTEAAESLGMGRFLTYRDIQLPQAVRMMMPSLIAQGVVLVKDSSLGYIVGYAELLRSVSRVADALTNAQYLLPLLTVGAAVYIALNISLSRLAVFVQRRSSFARKAPTRVVGTPPIP, via the coding sequence ATGAGCAGCTCCAGCGGACCCGTCCTCTACGACGTCGCCGGCCCCGAGGAGAAGGCGCGCGAGCGCCGCATCTCGGTGATCCTGGCGCTCGTGCTCGTCGCGCTCGGCGGCGGCCTGATCTACCTCCTTGCCCGCAACGGTGCCTTCAACGACCGCTGGCTGGTGCTGGTGGACGTGCCCACGAACTTCGCCGGCTACGAGACCCGCCACGTCTGGCAGGCCGTGTTCCGGGGACTGACCAACACGCTGATCGCCGCCGCGATCTCGCTGCCGCTCGCGGCGCTTCTGGCGCTGGTGCTGGTGTCGCTGCGCCCCTCCCCCATCGCCCCGGTGCGCTGGGCGGTCGTTGCGATCACCGAGTTCTTCCGCGGACTGCCGGTGGTGCTGGTGATGTTCTTCGGGATCCTCGTTCTGCCGGGGGCGACGCAGCTGATCGCCGTGGTGTTCGGACTGACGCTGTACAACGCGGCGGTGTTCGCGGAGATCCTCCGCGCCGGCATCGCGGCCCTCCCCAAGGGGCAGACGGAGGCGGCCGAGTCACTCGGCATGGGCCGATTCCTCACCTACCGCGACATCCAGCTGCCTCAGGCGGTGCGGATGATGATGCCCTCGCTCATCGCGCAGGGCGTGGTGCTGGTCAAGGACTCCTCGCTCGGCTACATCGTCGGCTATGCGGAGCTGCTGCGCAGCGTGAGCCGTGTCGCCGATGCTCTGACCAACGCGCAGTACCTGCTGCCGCTGCTGACGGTGGGCGCGGCGGTGTACATCGCGCTGAACATCTCGCTGTCGCGCCTGGCCGTGTTCGTCCAGCGTCGCAGTTCCTTCGCCCGCAAGGCACCCACCCGGGTGGTGGGCACCCCGCCGATCCCCTGA
- a CDS encoding regulatory protein RecX, with protein MARQHPERGADDHPVAGAAAVPARTQAPSAGHTAPSAGAAPSAGTSPSARVRERLERRTREILDAPRPKPTEEDASHEKAVVHECRYLMRLLATRRRSEGEMRRRLAQREVPGAVAHEVIARIDRAGLIDDAAFARDWVQQRRALRALGDEALRRELEDRRVASDLIEEALRAGEDDEEQRCRELVRSRLDERDRARLREERDGAHRRKLSRRLDALLTRKGYPGDLAVHVISGELRAAAEEPAA; from the coding sequence ATGGCCCGGCAGCACCCCGAGCGCGGCGCCGACGACCACCCGGTCGCCGGCGCCGCCGCCGTCCCCGCCCGCACACAGGCCCCGTCGGCCGGGCACACCGCCCCGTCGGCCGGCGCCGCCCCATCGGCCGGCACCTCCCCGTCCGCGCGGGTCCGCGAGCGCCTCGAGCGGCGCACCCGCGAGATCCTCGACGCCCCGCGGCCGAAGCCCACCGAGGAGGACGCGTCCCATGAGAAGGCCGTCGTCCACGAGTGCCGCTATCTCATGCGGCTGCTGGCCACCCGCCGCCGCTCCGAGGGGGAGATGCGCCGTCGCCTCGCCCAGCGGGAGGTGCCCGGCGCCGTCGCCCACGAGGTCATCGCCCGCATCGACCGCGCCGGGCTGATCGACGACGCCGCCTTCGCCCGGGACTGGGTCCAGCAGCGCCGCGCCCTGCGCGCCCTCGGCGACGAGGCGCTGCGCCGCGAGCTCGAGGACCGCCGCGTCGCGTCGGACCTCATCGAGGAGGCGCTGCGCGCAGGGGAGGACGACGAGGAGCAGCGCTGCCGTGAGCTGGTCCGCTCGCGCTTGGACGAGCGGGACCGGGCGCGGCTGCGCGAGGAGAGGGACGGCGCCCACCGCAGGAAGCTCTCCCGGCGCCTGGACGCGCTGCTGACCCGCAAGGGCTATCCCGGCGACCTCGCCGTCCACGTCATCTCCGGCGAGCTCCGCGCCGCCGCCGAGGAGCCCGCCGCCTGA
- the recA gene encoding recombinase RecA translates to MPAPKSAPKDRGSSLDNALAQIDRQFGKGSIMRLGDDTRPPVEVIPTGSVALDAALGIGGLPRGRIVEIYGPESSGKTTVALHAVANAQRNGGIAAFIDAEHALDPEYAKKLGVDTDALLVSQPDTGEQALEITDMLIRSGALDIVVVDSVAALVPKAEIEGEMGDSHVGLQARLMSQALRKLTGALSNSGTTAIFINQLREKIGVFFGSPETTTGGKALKFYASVRMDIRRIETLKSGSDAVGNRTRVKVVKNKMAPPFKQAEFDILYGEGISREGGLIDLGVEHGVVRKSGAWFTYEGDQLGQGKENSRQFLKDNPDLAAEIEEKILRTLGVGKYAAEQAAPEAEEALGEDEFFDEDVPATI, encoded by the coding sequence ATGCCTGCACCGAAGTCCGCCCCGAAGGATCGCGGATCCTCCCTCGACAACGCCCTCGCGCAGATCGACCGCCAGTTCGGCAAGGGCTCGATCATGCGGCTCGGCGACGATACGCGCCCGCCCGTCGAGGTCATCCCCACCGGCTCCGTCGCGCTGGACGCCGCGCTCGGCATCGGCGGCCTGCCCCGCGGCCGCATCGTGGAGATCTACGGCCCGGAGTCCTCCGGCAAGACCACCGTCGCCCTCCACGCGGTCGCCAACGCGCAGCGCAACGGCGGCATCGCCGCGTTCATCGACGCCGAGCACGCGCTGGACCCCGAATACGCCAAGAAGCTCGGCGTGGACACCGACGCCCTGCTGGTCTCCCAGCCGGACACCGGCGAGCAGGCGCTCGAGATCACCGACATGCTGATCCGCTCCGGCGCGCTGGACATCGTGGTCGTCGACTCCGTCGCGGCGCTGGTGCCCAAGGCCGAGATCGAGGGCGAGATGGGCGACTCCCACGTCGGCCTCCAGGCCCGCCTCATGTCCCAGGCGCTGCGCAAGCTCACCGGTGCCCTGTCCAACTCCGGCACCACCGCCATCTTCATCAACCAGCTGCGCGAGAAGATCGGCGTGTTCTTCGGCAGCCCCGAGACCACCACCGGCGGCAAGGCGCTGAAGTTCTACGCCTCCGTGCGCATGGACATCCGCCGCATCGAGACCCTCAAGTCCGGCTCCGACGCGGTGGGCAACCGCACCCGCGTCAAGGTCGTCAAGAACAAGATGGCCCCGCCCTTCAAGCAGGCCGAGTTCGACATCCTCTACGGCGAGGGCATCTCCCGCGAGGGCGGGCTGATCGACCTCGGCGTCGAGCACGGCGTGGTCCGCAAGTCCGGCGCCTGGTTCACCTACGAGGGCGACCAGCTGGGCCAGGGCAAGGAGAACTCCCGCCAGTTCCTCAAGGACAACCCCGACCTCGCCGCCGAGATCGAGGAGAAGATCCTGCGCACCCTCGGCGTGGGCAAGTACGCCGCCGAGCAGGCGGCGCCCGAGGCCGAGGAGGCGCTCGGCGAGGACGAGTTCTTCGACGAGGACGTCCCCGCCACCATCTGA
- a CDS encoding DUF3046 domain-containing protein has translation MRRSEFTELAEHVFGPALARTYTHDLVLEEVGGLTAADALERGVAVRAVWTALCDQMDVPETQRWEIPLEQRRR, from the coding sequence GTGCGCCGCAGCGAGTTCACGGAGCTGGCCGAGCACGTCTTCGGTCCGGCCCTGGCCCGCACCTATACCCACGACCTCGTGCTCGAGGAGGTGGGCGGCCTGACCGCCGCCGACGCCCTCGAGCGCGGGGTCGCTGTGCGTGCGGTGTGGACCGCACTGTGCGACCAGATGGACGTGCCCGAGACCCAGCGCTGGGAGATCCCGCTGGAGCAGCGACGCCGCTGA
- a CDS encoding helix-turn-helix domain-containing protein, giving the protein MILFRQELGDVLRDARRAQGRTLRQVSSDARVSLGYLSEIERGQKEASSELLVSVTDALGLPLSFVLREVSDRIAVHERVTIPDTVPEGLADEPAPLVGAR; this is encoded by the coding sequence ATGATCCTGTTCCGTCAGGAGCTGGGGGACGTGCTGCGCGATGCACGCCGCGCCCAGGGCCGCACCCTGCGACAGGTGTCCTCCGACGCCCGCGTGTCGCTGGGCTACCTCAGCGAGATCGAGCGCGGCCAGAAGGAGGCCTCCAGCGAGCTGCTGGTCTCGGTGACCGACGCGCTCGGCCTCCCGCTGTCCTTCGTTCTGCGCGAGGTGTCCGACCGCATCGCGGTCCACGAGCGCGTGACGATCCCGGACACCGTGCCGGAGGGTCTGGCCGACGAGCCGGCGCCCCTGGTCGGCGCCCGCTGA
- a CDS encoding CinA family protein has protein sequence MSTADAAPAADGASAAAPAPAVTGAGVEPAEVIAAARRQGLWLATAESLTAGAVVARLVDVPGASAVIAGGAATYSYAAKSRVLGVDADLLARTGAVTAEVAAAMAEGAQRLYDADLAVSTTGVAGPGPDERGTPEGTVFLGLARRGAETRTQELHLRGTRAEIRAASVRAALALLAEGLLVEDPADGHEA, from the coding sequence ATGAGCACCGCCGACGCGGCTCCCGCGGCCGACGGGGCTTCCGCGGCCGCGCCGGCTCCGGCGGTCACCGGCGCGGGCGTCGAGCCCGCCGAGGTGATCGCCGCCGCCCGCCGACAGGGCCTCTGGCTCGCCACCGCCGAGTCGCTGACCGCCGGCGCCGTGGTCGCGCGACTGGTCGACGTGCCCGGCGCGAGCGCCGTGATCGCCGGGGGAGCGGCCACCTACTCCTATGCCGCGAAGTCCCGTGTGCTCGGCGTCGACGCGGACCTGCTCGCGCGCACCGGCGCCGTGACCGCCGAGGTCGCCGCCGCCATGGCCGAGGGAGCCCAGCGCCTCTACGACGCGGACCTCGCCGTCTCCACCACGGGCGTCGCCGGCCCCGGCCCCGACGAGCGCGGCACCCCCGAGGGCACCGTCTTCCTCGGTCTCGCGCGCCGCGGCGCGGAGACCCGCACCCAGGAGCTGCACCTGCGCGGCACGAGGGCCGAGATCCGCGCCGCGAGCGTCCGCGCCGCCCTCGCCCTCCTCGCCGAGGGTCTGCTCGTCGAGGACCCGGCCGACGGGCACGAGGCCTGA
- the pgsA gene encoding CDP-diacylglycerol--glycerol-3-phosphate 3-phosphatidyltransferase translates to MTASPKAEVPLWNIANILTMVRCAMVPLLVVLAILYPDTVGGRILIAAVFVIAMITDFVDGHLARSRNLITDFGKIMDPIADKAMTGAALVMLSVWEYVPWWMTILILVREFGITIMRFTILKYGALPANMAGKAKTMVQSIAITFCLLPFELWWSPARWIGLALVLLAVILTVWSGLVNLKDGLRLRREALAEGAGPA, encoded by the coding sequence ATGACCGCTTCGCCCAAGGCCGAGGTCCCGCTGTGGAACATCGCCAACATCCTCACCATGGTGCGCTGCGCGATGGTGCCGCTGCTGGTGGTGCTCGCGATCCTGTACCCGGACACGGTGGGCGGCCGGATCCTCATCGCGGCGGTGTTCGTGATCGCCATGATCACCGACTTCGTGGACGGGCACCTGGCCCGCAGCCGCAACCTCATCACCGACTTCGGCAAGATCATGGACCCCATCGCCGACAAGGCGATGACCGGGGCGGCGCTGGTCATGCTCTCGGTGTGGGAGTACGTGCCGTGGTGGATGACCATCCTCATCCTGGTGCGCGAGTTCGGCATCACGATCATGCGCTTCACGATCCTGAAGTACGGGGCGCTGCCGGCGAACATGGCCGGCAAGGCCAAGACCATGGTCCAGTCCATCGCGATCACCTTCTGCCTGCTGCCCTTCGAGCTGTGGTGGTCCCCGGCGCGCTGGATCGGCTTGGCCCTGGTGCTGCTGGCCGTGATTCTCACCGTCTGGTCGGGCCTGGTGAACCTCAAGGACGGCCTGCGCCTGCGCCGCGAGGCCCTCGCCGAGGGCGCCGGACCGGCATGA